GGGCGGGCTGTAGTCCCAGCCGGGTTCGCCCTCCCAGTAGCAGCGGAGCATGAAGTCACCACCGTGAATCGTGGTTTTACCCCAGAAACCCTGGTAGCCGGTCCAGTTGTGCGTGCCGCCGCCCGCGTCTACGCACACCGAATCGCAGGTCGGGTAATTGCCGATCTGCTCGAAGGCGATGTAGAAGGTGCTGGTGGACAGAGCGACGTCGGCGTCAATCCACTCGAAGGAGCCGGGATCGGTGAACCCCAGGTATGTGCGGTCGAGGTCCGCGTAGGGATACCCCCCATCGTCGCTGAACACGTGCATGTAGCAGCCCTGATAGGTGCTGTCCGGCCAGCTCGGCCAGGTCGCGGCCCCGGAGGCGGTGACCATACCGTCGGCGTCGCCGCCGGTTTTCACTTCGTCGAACTGCACGGCCCAGTAGTTGCCCCCGGTGAACCAGATCCAACCTTGGGCCATGATCCCGTCATCCCAGTAGAACTCATACTCCGCCGGGGGCTGAGGATGAGCGTTGATGGGCGGTCCGGTGGTGGACAGCGTCAGGGGATACGTCGCGGCGCCCAGGACCAGGACGGCGATTCCAAAAAACACCTTTCGCATGACATTCCCCTCCCATAGTGAAGGAACTTTTAAACCCAATCGAATAATTTAGCACATAAATCGAGCGTCGGCAAGGTGTGCTTTCAAGGCGCATTCGGGGGGCGGTTTTGCGGCCGCCCCTCCCCCGGATTGAAACCTTCTAATACAGCGCCTTCACCTGCCCCCAGGTGACCTCCTCGACGGCCGGCAGCTGGTCGTCCCAGTAGCAGCGGAGCATGAAATCCCCGAACATGGTGGTCGGGGACCATGAGCCCTGGTAGCCGGTCCAGTTGTGCGTGCCGGCCGCACCGTCCACGCAGATTGAATCGCAGTCGGGGTAGACGCCTATCTGCTCGAAGGCGATGTAAAAGGTGCCGGTGGTCACGAGGAGGGGATCGGTCTCGGGGGGCGTCCACTCGTATCCGCTGATTTCGAGAGGGCAGTAGGTGCGGTCCAGCTCGCCGCCCGGATAGCCGCCCAGATCGGCGAAGGTGTGCATATAGCAGCCTTGACCCGACCCATCCGGCCAGCCCGATGAATAGGAGTAAACA
This is a stretch of genomic DNA from bacterium. It encodes these proteins:
- a CDS encoding Ig-like domain-containing protein; protein product: MRKVFFGIAVLVLGAATYPLTLSTTGPPINAHPQPPAEYEFYWDDGIMAQGWIWFTGGNYWAVQFDEVKTGGDADGMVTASGAATWPSWPDSTYQGCYMHVFSDDGGYPYADLDRTYLGFTDPGSFEWIDADVALSTSTFYIAFEQIGNYPTCDSVCVDAGGGTHNWTGYQGFWGKTTIHGGDFMLRCYWEGEPGWDYSPPEVTGMDPADGADGVPVDTTIIFHVVDDYSGVDVATIEFYVEDASRGPVHVNLAYNTGGPSPTGVISGVLYVDDADLLDVVCTFTPDDDLPYSITCTVPAGLADIAGNETENDIVWSFETQAEPRVTNTTWGEIKALY